One genomic region from Scomber scombrus chromosome 19, fScoSco1.1, whole genome shotgun sequence encodes:
- the inf2 gene encoding inverted formin-2, which translates to MSGKSDGKKKWAAVRGRLGSSQDSDTQQEANLESADPELCIRLLQVPTVVNYSGLKRRLEGSDQTWMVQFLELSGLDLLLEALDRLSGRGCSRIADALLQLTCVSCVRAVMNSSAGIHFIIDNEGYIRKLSQALDTSNTMVKKQVFELLAALSMFSSDGHRLALDALDHYKGVKTQQYRFSVIMNELQATDNVPYMVTLLSVVNALIFGTDDLRQRDKMRKEFIGLQLLGILPKLR; encoded by the exons ATGTCAGGGAAGTCAGATGGGAAAAAGAAGTGGGCGGCAGTTCGGGGTCGCCTGGGCTCCTCGCAGGACTCCGATACTCAGCAGGAGGCCAACTTGGAGAGTGCTGATCCAGAGCTGTGCATCAGACTGCTGCAGGTTCCCACTGTGGTTAACTATTCTGGGCTGAAGCGTCGCCTGGAGGGCAGTGACCAGACATGGATGGTCCAGTTCCTGGAGCTCAGTGGGCTGGATCTCCTCCTGGAGGCCCTGGACCGGCTCTCGGGGCGAGGGTGCTCACGCATTGCCGATGCCCTTCTGCAGCTCACCTGTGTCAGCTGCGTCCGGGCAGTCATGAACTCCTCAGCAGGGATCCACTTCATTATTGACAATGAGGGATACATTCGGAAGCTCTCCCAAG CCTTGGACACTTCCAACACCATGGTGAAGAAGCAGGTGTTTGAGCTACTTGCAGCCCTCAGCATGTTTTCTTCAGATGGGCATCGCCTGGCTCTGGATGCCCTGGACCACTACAAG GGCGTGAAGACACAGCAGTATCGCTTCAGTGTGATCATGAACGAGCTGCAGGCCACAGATAACGTCCCTTACATGGTCACCCTCCTCAGTGTCGTCAATGCCCTCATTTTTGGGACAGATGACCTCAGGCAGAGGGATAAGATGAGAAAGGAGTTTATCG